In the genome of Pseudomonas sp. HS6, one region contains:
- a CDS encoding DUF523 domain-containing protein codes for MQKILVSRCLLGHRVRYDGGASGPFDLLEQWIAEGRVVPLCPEVAGGLPTPRAAAEIPGGQGSEVLDGLAAVLTTEGEDVSAQFLDGARQALELVQKHGIRVAVLKANSPSCGNLLTYDGTFSGVKVSGEGVAAALLKRHGVQVFSELELAEAAVALGALG; via the coding sequence GAGTCGCTGCCTGCTGGGCCATCGCGTGCGTTACGACGGTGGCGCAAGCGGGCCGTTCGATCTGCTGGAACAGTGGATTGCCGAAGGGCGTGTCGTGCCGCTGTGCCCGGAAGTGGCCGGTGGTTTGCCGACGCCTCGGGCAGCGGCGGAGATTCCGGGCGGGCAGGGCAGTGAAGTGCTGGATGGCCTTGCGGCGGTGCTTACTACCGAGGGCGAGGACGTCAGTGCGCAGTTTCTCGACGGCGCGCGGCAGGCGCTGGAACTGGTGCAGAAACACGGGATTCGTGTGGCGGTGCTCAAGGCCAACAGTCCATCGTGCGGGAATCTGCTGACGTATGACGGGACGTTCAGTGGGGTGAAGGTGAGTGGTGAGGGGGTTGCTGCGGCGTTGCTGAAGCGCCATGGTGTGCAGGTTTTCAGTGAGCTTGAGTTGGCTGAGGCGGCGGTGGCTTTGGGCGCTTTGGGTTGA